Proteins from a single region of Corylus avellana chromosome ca11, CavTom2PMs-1.0:
- the LOC132164945 gene encoding uncharacterized protein LOC132164945, producing the protein MGVGVLIRDEKGRVIAAQSKTIHAIYDPTTAEALGALMAVELSRDLAVFDILLEGDSSNVVQALKEKRPNWSHYGQIIEDAHLLLQMMGSWDIGHVKREVNAAAHTLAKEAFRSPIEKVWIEETPTCISHIVNLALIALSL; encoded by the coding sequence ATGGGTGTGGGAGTGCTAATTAGAGACGAAAAGGGACGAGTAATAGCCGCCCAAAGCAAAACTATCCATGCCATCTATGACCCAACAACTGCAGAGGCCCTGGGGGCGTTAATGGCTGTGGAGCTCAGTAGAGACTTGGCggtttttgatattttgttagAAGGAGACTCGTCGAATGTGGTCCAAGCCTTAAAGGAGAAGCGTCCAAATTGGAGCCATTATGGACAGATAATTGAGGATGCTCACTTATTACTCCAGATGATGGGAAGTTGGGACATTGGCCATGTGAAGAGAGAGGTAAATGCAGCTGCACATACCCTTGCAAAAGAGGCATTCAGATCACCCATTGAGAAAGTATGGATTGAGGAGACACCTACCTGTATTTCTCATATTGTTAATTTAGCGCTTATCGCTCTTTCTTTGTAG